The Gaiellales bacterium genome window below encodes:
- a CDS encoding PAS domain S-box protein, translating to MGTTVTGGMAVLVPPGTARIALVGTLLVALALVAGIGGVRADSIDAARSQALALSWGLLQSAGDAVVAVDGQGRVVEWNPAAEAMFGYSRDDAHGREIASLVIPQDLRERHDAAFARAVAGEPLARAGRAIEFDAVTRDGQRFPVEVTISRVDAHRGVAFTAFIRDVTRRRELEAERAWTLRKLAQAQEQTRAQIASELHDDTVQVMVAVLMSLDRALARTVAGEQQPLLRARELLAEAIDRTRRMMFELRPAVLHERGLAAAVAVLADEIRRETGASVDVNIPYRRYPATVEALAYRSLQEALANVRKHANATTVSISLAEGGSDVLIGEVRDNGRGFDLDTTLTRTRAEMHLGLDTMIERVQTMGGTCTIDSHEGGGTRIAFRFPAQPPAPANPSRWAPTSATMTESS from the coding sequence ATGGGCACGACCGTCACCGGCGGGATGGCCGTGCTCGTGCCACCGGGGACGGCACGGATCGCCCTGGTGGGCACGTTGCTGGTGGCGCTGGCGCTGGTCGCCGGCATCGGCGGCGTGCGGGCCGACTCGATCGACGCGGCCCGCAGTCAGGCGCTGGCACTGTCCTGGGGCCTTCTGCAGTCTGCCGGCGACGCGGTGGTGGCCGTCGATGGGCAAGGTCGGGTGGTCGAGTGGAACCCGGCAGCGGAGGCAATGTTCGGGTATTCCCGAGATGACGCCCACGGCCGCGAAATCGCCTCGCTCGTGATTCCCCAGGACCTTCGGGAGCGGCACGATGCGGCGTTCGCGCGGGCCGTGGCAGGTGAGCCGTTGGCGCGCGCCGGGCGGGCGATCGAGTTCGACGCGGTCACGCGCGATGGGCAACGATTCCCGGTCGAGGTCACGATCAGCCGTGTCGACGCGCACCGTGGCGTCGCGTTCACGGCATTCATCCGCGACGTGACTCGGCGCCGAGAACTGGAGGCGGAGCGGGCATGGACGCTGCGAAAGCTTGCCCAGGCGCAGGAACAGACTCGCGCGCAGATCGCCTCCGAGCTGCACGACGACACCGTCCAGGTCATGGTGGCGGTCCTGATGTCGCTCGACCGTGCGCTGGCCAGGACTGTCGCGGGGGAGCAGCAGCCGCTGCTGCGGGCCCGCGAATTGCTCGCCGAGGCGATCGACCGCACGCGCCGCATGATGTTCGAGCTCCGACCGGCCGTGCTGCATGAGCGCGGCCTGGCGGCCGCGGTCGCCGTCCTCGCCGACGAGATCCGTCGCGAGACCGGAGCGTCCGTCGACGTGAACATCCCCTACCGGCGCTACCCGGCGACCGTCGAAGCGCTTGCCTACCGATCGCTGCAGGAGGCGCTTGCGAACGTCCGCAAGCACGCGAACGCCACGACCGTCTCCATCTCGCTGGCCGAAGGCGGATCCGACGTGCTCATCGGCGAGGTGAGGGACAACGGCCGCGGGTTCGACCTCGACACGACGCTGACTCGCACGCGCGCCGAGATGCACCTCGGGCTCGACACGATGATCGAGCGCGTCCAGACGATGGGCGGAACGTGCACGATCGACTCCCACGAAGGCGGCGGAACGCGGATCGCCTTCCGGTTCCCGGCTCAACCACCGGCCCCGGCGAACCCTTCGCGGTGGGCGCCCACATCGGCGACGATGACCGAATCGTCGTAG
- a CDS encoding TetR family transcriptional regulator, with the protein MARPKNQAARRGQLKQAARRAIAERGIEGVRIKDVAEHAGLSSQAVLYYYPELDTLIEEAIQHVVERFAERRQETVDGIDDPREALVALIHAGLPSGPDDDDLRVTYDAAGYFRDNPMLGALIRSMTARQVEVYRRVLELGAAQGAFTLADTSQAIARNLVALEDAYGLYMISGGEVAAEARRMILSFARMATGCRLGR; encoded by the coding sequence ATGGCGCGACCGAAGAACCAGGCCGCCCGACGCGGACAGCTCAAGCAGGCGGCGAGACGGGCGATCGCCGAGCGCGGCATCGAGGGTGTGCGCATCAAGGACGTGGCCGAGCACGCCGGGCTGAGCTCGCAGGCGGTGCTCTACTACTACCCGGAGCTGGACACCCTGATCGAAGAGGCCATCCAGCACGTGGTCGAGCGCTTCGCCGAGCGCCGCCAGGAGACGGTCGACGGCATCGACGATCCCCGCGAGGCTCTCGTCGCACTGATCCACGCCGGCCTTCCGAGCGGGCCGGACGACGACGACCTGCGCGTGACGTATGACGCCGCAGGGTACTTCCGGGACAACCCGATGCTCGGCGCGCTGATCCGCTCCATGACCGCCCGCCAGGTCGAGGTCTACCGCCGGGTGCTCGAGCTCGGCGCCGCGCAGGGCGCATTCACGCTCGCCGATACGAGCCAGGCGATCGCCCGCAACCTCGTCGCGCTCGAGGACGCCTACGGCCTCTACATGATCTCGGGCGGCGAGGTCGCCGCCGAGGCCCGGCGGATGATCCTCTCGTTCGCGCGGATGGCGACCGGTTGCCGGCTCGGGAGGTGA
- a CDS encoding APC family permease: MIGERVRYEQELHRSLRVLGNVMITLSSITPASSVFIIVPLILTTAGTGAFLTLAIAAVVGVFMAFCWAELCAAYPIAGGDYAIVWHAFKGWAKPFAGPVSVVLFALWIDTIVFIPAVIALGTAQYLGVVWSVDAKTAGAVVMLLSAGMAILQIRLNAWVTGVFLAIELTALTVVTGLGLANFHADRVSHLFSNWQIGNAHGGLDPVAFGTILTATAVGVFAYNGYAAPVNLAEETRGSSRGIARAILWSLAITVIAELVPTTAVLLGAPNLADLTTSAVPMNDFLLATSNSTVNTLVSLGITIAIVNAVIAIIIQFGRVLYSSGRDRAWPGPVNGWMAQVSERFHTPWFATALVGILGAVLCLTVSLNEIIVLTGATLVLNYALVALGAVVGRMTGATDHSPYRMPWWPLPPLLAIASLVYITTKQTHKSLEVTGITMLIGLVYWAVVIWPQKGRAWNLKDPVLDEEPEAETP, from the coding sequence GTGATCGGCGAGAGGGTCCGTTACGAGCAGGAGCTGCACAGGTCGCTGCGCGTGCTGGGGAACGTCATGATCACGTTGTCGTCGATCACGCCCGCGTCGTCGGTGTTCATCATCGTGCCGCTGATCCTGACGACGGCCGGGACGGGCGCATTCCTGACGCTCGCGATCGCAGCGGTGGTCGGCGTCTTCATGGCCTTCTGCTGGGCCGAGCTGTGCGCCGCCTACCCGATCGCCGGTGGCGACTACGCCATCGTCTGGCATGCCTTCAAGGGCTGGGCCAAGCCTTTCGCGGGCCCGGTCAGCGTCGTCCTCTTCGCGCTCTGGATCGACACGATCGTCTTCATCCCCGCCGTGATCGCGCTGGGCACCGCCCAGTACCTCGGCGTCGTCTGGTCGGTCGACGCCAAGACCGCCGGCGCCGTCGTCATGCTGCTCTCGGCCGGCATGGCCATCCTGCAGATCCGCCTGAACGCCTGGGTTACCGGCGTGTTCCTGGCAATCGAGCTGACGGCGCTCACGGTCGTCACCGGCCTCGGTCTCGCCAACTTCCACGCCGACCGCGTCTCCCACCTGTTCTCCAACTGGCAGATCGGAAACGCCCACGGCGGACTTGACCCGGTCGCGTTCGGGACGATCCTGACCGCCACCGCCGTCGGCGTGTTCGCCTACAACGGCTACGCCGCCCCGGTCAACCTGGCCGAGGAGACGCGCGGCTCGAGCCGGGGCATCGCCCGCGCCATCCTCTGGTCGCTCGCCATCACCGTCATCGCCGAGCTCGTGCCCACCACGGCGGTGCTCCTCGGCGCGCCGAACCTGGCCGACCTGACAACGAGCGCCGTGCCCATGAACGACTTCCTCCTGGCCACCTCGAACTCGACCGTGAACACGCTGGTCTCGCTCGGGATCACGATCGCGATCGTGAACGCCGTGATCGCGATCATCATCCAGTTCGGGCGGGTGCTCTACTCCTCCGGGCGCGACCGGGCCTGGCCGGGGCCGGTGAACGGATGGATGGCCCAGGTGTCGGAGCGCTTCCACACGCCGTGGTTCGCAACCGCGCTCGTCGGCATCCTCGGCGCCGTCCTCTGCCTTACCGTCTCGCTCAACGAGATCATCGTCCTCACGGGAGCGACCCTCGTCCTGAACTACGCCCTCGTGGCCCTCGGCGCCGTCGTCGGCCGCATGACCGGCGCGACCGATCACAGCCCCTACCGGATGCCGTGGTGGCCGCTCCCGCCGCTGCTCGCCATCGCCTCGCTCGTCTACATCACCACGAAGCAGACGCACAAGTCCCTCGAGGTCACCGGCATCACCATGCTGATCGGCCTTGTCTACTGGGCCGTCGTCATCTGGCCACAGAAGGGCCGGGCCTGGAACTTGAAGGATCCGGTGCTCGACGAGGAGCCCGAAGCGGAGACGCCGTGA